The window tgcagttgccaggaagaagataTCTGTACTGATCAGCCTTCTCGAGCAGATAGGCGGGAAGATGAACCGCCGAATACGTACTTGGGATCGGCCCAAGCTTGGCGATGATCTCTTGGAACGTGTACTCCTCCGGAAGCATATCAAAGAGATCAGCCCCTTGGCATATCACATGCTGAATTCTTTTCGGGTTCAAGAAGTAGCTGAACCTGATCCGGTCCACATGGCTGTAGGCTTTCATTTTGAAGACAAAATCATTTATGTACCGAAAGCAAAAGCTGCAGTGCCACCCTGAGTCTGCCAGAAGGTCGTCAGTTTGCCGGTAATGGGCATACCTCGTCTTCCCCGCTCGGTATCTGTGTACCGAAGCCCTCCAACTCTTATCATCAAGCATAAATTGAAACGAGTAGAGATAGTTCTTCAGCTGAAGGTGAAGTATCTCAGGCGTAAAGTCGCACCATCTCAACAGGTTGATTGTATGGCCACTTGGGATCTCATCAACATCCGACATAATCAACAGGTCATCGTCggtgattccggcgatctttagaaGCTGGTCAAGCGTGACTCTCTGATAGGATTCCTCCACAAATGGGTTCTCCCCCTTCACAAACCTTCCGCCTATCATACCATAGGTCAACCGTGATTCAGCAAACTCAAACTTTTGGCGGTTTTCCTTGAAGTGGAGCTTCTTTTCAAGGCCAGTAAATGTTGAATTGGACTCGAGCAGCACAAATTCTGACACATACGGGCTAAGCTCGTGCCAACGAATATCAAGAATGTCGAGCTCGTTGCTGAAAAGCACCGCGTCAAAGACACGCCGTGGAGCCTCCCGGACCTTCCATCCATG is drawn from Triticum dicoccoides isolate Atlit2015 ecotype Zavitan chromosome 6B, WEW_v2.0, whole genome shotgun sequence and contains these coding sequences:
- the LOC119320408 gene encoding beta-1,4-mannosyl-glycoprotein 4-beta-N-acetylglucosaminyltransferase-like isoform X1, producing MDSAGYYTNCKKTDGICEGICDGEHGSKAVLSMSRLKCALRGFDLKALLFLLIGLPIIIFVIYVHGQKVTYFLRPIWEKPPKPFTVLPHYYHENVSMANLCKLHGWKVREAPRRVFDAVLFSNELDILDIRWHELSPYVSEFVLLESNSTFTGLEKKLHFKENRQKFEFAESRLTYGMIGGRFVKGENPFVEESYQRVTLDQLLKIAGITDDDLLIMSDVDEIPSGHTINLLRWCDFTPEILHLQLKNYLYSFQFMLDDKSWRASVHRYRAGKTRYAHYRQTDDLLADSGWHCSFCFRYINDFVFKMKAYSHVDRIRFSYFLNPKRIQHVICQGADLFDMLPEEYTFQEIIAKLGPIPSTYSAVHLPAYLLEKADQYRYLLPGNCMRESG
- the LOC119320408 gene encoding beta-1,4-mannosyl-glycoprotein 4-beta-N-acetylglucosaminyltransferase-like isoform X2, with the protein product MSRLKCALRGFDLKALLFLLIGLPIIIFVIYVHGQKVTYFLRPIWEKPPKPFTVLPHYYHENVSMANLCKLHGWKVREAPRRVFDAVLFSNELDILDIRWHELSPYVSEFVLLESNSTFTGLEKKLHFKENRQKFEFAESRLTYGMIGGRFVKGENPFVEESYQRVTLDQLLKIAGITDDDLLIMSDVDEIPSGHTINLLRWCDFTPEILHLQLKNYLYSFQFMLDDKSWRASVHRYRAGKTRYAHYRQTDDLLADSGWHCSFCFRYINDFVFKMKAYSHVDRIRFSYFLNPKRIQHVICQGADLFDMLPEEYTFQEIIAKLGPIPSTYSAVHLPAYLLEKADQYRYLLPGNCMRESG